A stretch of Henckelia pumila isolate YLH828 chromosome 4, ASM3356847v2, whole genome shotgun sequence DNA encodes these proteins:
- the LOC140860244 gene encoding BEL1-like homeodomain protein 2, which produces MGIEVASQDYNSIQFLDKELASTNPMSQDYHQAGIYSFSNEFERSQQEQQQQQQQQQQHHIAQQIRRDKLRIQGFDPPPHHLVGIEEKESGVGLPVYETVGMLSEMFGFPSGGGVPTATELLESQISQTYRNQRPPPTGAADNWFLHRQGMVVGGGLGDSKNQISSMNEDPAAAMQLFLMNSQQQRSPSPSSSHQHHHHHHHHHTSSTLHMLLPNHSSSPNSSNLQTFHPAPAAAFGQFTWVPNSEDESNPNEIPGVMEGQALSLSLSSSLQHLEAVKAEELRMREGGMLCFGQGGGGPSTSSVQQYQFKNLNAAAAAAAAASPLHLQGGVVGQNHQLQVGSSFGAVNILRNSKYAKAAQELLEEFCSVGRGQFKKNKHNNNNTNSNPGGGGGVNSSSSSAKDLPPLSAADRLEHQRRKVKLLSMLDEVDRRYSHYCEQMQMVVNSFDMVMGFGSAVPYTCLAQKAMSRHFRCLKDSITAQLKHTCELLGEKDGGGSSSGITKGETPRLKILEQSLRQQRAFHQMGMMQQEAWRPQRGLPDRSVNILRAWLFEHFLHPYPSDADKHLLARQTGLSRNQVSNWFINARVRLWKPMVEEMYQQEAKDEERDHSGSSSSSAAAAAAAGTNSNNAQTSTPHATTTTAITPTLPATKKSSHEINAPESDPSFIAINSRQRFSENQATIIHTNNNAASSAAQSFPAMHETDSGRMSTLHAPQPNESSTLIRFGANAGDVSLTLGLRHAGNLPEQSRFSIRDFGG; this is translated from the exons ATGGGAATAGAAGTGGCTTCACAAGATTACAATTCAATTCAATTCTTGGACAAGGAATTAGCTTCCACCAATCCTATGTCCCAGGATTACCACCAAGCTGGAATCTACAGTTTCTCGAATGAATTCGAGAGATCACAACAAGAACAGCAACAGCAACAGCAACAGCAGCAACAACATCATATAGCTCAGCAGATCCGAAGGGATAAGCTGAGAATTCAAGGCTTCGACCCGCCGCCGCACCACTTGGTGGGTATCGAAGAGAAAGAATCAGGTGTTGGTCTCCCGGTTTACGAAACCGTCGGGATGTTATCAGAAATGTTCGGTTTCCCGTCGGGTGGCGGCGTACCTACGGCTACTGAATTGTTAGAGAGTCAAATTTCACAGACTTATCGGAATCAGAGGCCGCCGCCCACCGGAGCAGCTGATAATTGGTTCTTACACCGTCAAGGGATGGTGGTAGGGGGTGGATTAGGAGACTCCAAGAATCAGATTTCGAGCATGAATGAGGATCCAGCAGCAGCCATGCAACTTTTCTTGATGAACTCACAGCAGCAAAGGTCACCTTCACCATCTTCATCCCACcagcatcatcatcatcatcatcatcatcacacTTCCTCCACTCTACACATGCTGCTTCCGAACCATTCTTCTTCACCGAATTCTTCCAATCTCCAAACCTTCCATCCCGCACCGGCAGCGGCTTTCGGACAATTCACATGGGTACCAAACAGCGAAGACGAATCCAACCCTAACGAAATCCCGGGAGTCATGGAAGGACAAGCGCTATCTTTATCTCTATCATCTTCACTTCAGCACTTGGAAGCAGTAAAAGCCGAGGAATTGAGGATGAGAGAAGGAGGGATGCTGTGTTTCGGGCAAGGCGGAGGAGGTCCCTCTACTTCTTCAGTACAACAGTATCAGTTCAAGAATCTGaatgccgccgccgccgccgccgccgccgcatCTCCGTTGCATCTTCAAGGCGGAGTAGTGGGTCAGAACCACCAGTTGCAGGTGGGGTCTTCTTTCGGAGCGGTGAATATTTTGAGGAATTCCAAGTATGCCAAAGCAGCACAAGAATTGTTGGAAGAGTTTTGTAGCGTTGGAAGAGGTCAGTTCAAGAAAAACAaacacaacaacaacaacactaATTCCAACCCCGGTGGCGGCGGCGGCGtcaattcttcttcttcttccgcaAAAGATCTCCCTCCATTGTCAGCTGCTGACAGACTCGAGCATCAAAGAAGAAAGGTCAAACTATTATCCATGCTTGATGAG GTGGATAGAAGATACAGCCATTACTGCGAGCAAATGCAGATGGTAGTGAATTCATTCGACATGGTGATGGGGTTCGGCTCGGCGGTGCCGTACACGTGCCTCGCTCAGAAAGCCATGTCTCGCCATTTCCGGTGCCTGAAGGACTCCATCACCGCCCAGCTGAAGCACACCTGCGAGCTTCTGGGAGAAAAAGACGGCGGCGGCTCCTCCTCAGGGATAACAAAAGGCGAGACACCCAGGCTGAAAATCCTCGAGCAAAGCCTGCGGCAACAAAGAGCATTTCATCAGATGGGAATGATGCAGCAAGAAGCGTGGAGGCCTCAAAGAGGCTTGCCCGATCGATCTGTCAACATTTTGAGAGCTTGGCTTTTCGAACATTTCCTGCATCC GTATCCAAGCGACGCAGATAAGCATCTGCTGGCTCGACAGACTGGCCTATCGAGGAACCAG GTATCGAACTGGTTCATCAATGCGAGGGTTCGTTTGTGGAAACCCATGGTGGAAGAGATGTATCAGCAAGAAGCCAAGGATGAGGAGAGGGACCATAGCGGAAGCAGCAGCAGCagtgcagcagcagcagcagcggCAGGTACCAACAGTAACAATGCACAAACTTCAACGCCTCACGCCACCACCACCACCGCAATTACTCCTACTCTGCCTGCAACCAAAAAATCATCTCATGAAATCAATGCCCCAGAAAGCGACCCTTCATTCATCGCAATTAATAGTAGGCAACGCTTCTCGGAAAACCAAGCCACCATTATCCACACAAACAACAATGCCGCATCTTCGGCGGCTCAATCTTTTCCGGCCATGCACGAGACGGACTCCGGCCGCATGAGTACGCTTCATGCACCACAACCCAATGAATCCTCCACGTTGATTAGGTTCGGGGCGAACGCGGGCGACGTTTCGCTTACGCTAGGATTACGTCACGCCGGGAACTTGCCGGAGCAGAGCCGGTTTTCGATCAGAGACTTCGGGGGCTAG
- the LOC140860766 gene encoding uncharacterized protein, whose protein sequence is MAPGGRGRKGKEVVEESAAINVRNLDDIVRGRRGRPAVQPPKDVELEVEQQPRVNPDKGKAIQAEADPVTQLTEKMGGIRLIISQFQELRPQKFFGNEGSEKATSWLKSLNNMFNGLEYPDDIRLKLVPFQLKDRAQLWWETTAETLSDSGEKITWEVFCKQFAQEYAPPSYYSAKEDEFNLLVQGNKSVAEYASQFSALLPYVPHVAKNDRSKLSHFLKGLTRTIHTLVTTGTPSTYMKAVEKAKKIEASLLRSEPQSIPASVPQGAGSSSQTPMGLPSYQPTQSSQQAKRPWFKVKGKPFKKKPQSSSSSSSGSRGGSSVGLSGRVYCDRCGGNHLSAHCTGFPGTCYTCGQAGHSSRVCPNAGRPQFQPQQFGQFPGRPSFRPYAPVPQFAPTQPYIPVQSTQQPRYPSSQSQQRFPGPQQAQVHAMTQDQAQDAPGGVIAVDTVSVATPTGVFLMCNEIVLNCVIRFEDKIMITNLIKLAMSDFDCILGMDTLMNYRATVDCFHGIVRFRPYYGNKWNFYGSDSQSRIPLVSAMEMFRLLSIGNEGFMIYALDATKEEKLKVSDIPVVKDFSDVFPDEIPGFPPQREIDLSIELMPGTNRRFVWTEECEASFQTLKEKLTTAPVLALPSGSGGFVICTDASLNGLGCVLMQNGRVIAYASRQLKSHETRYPVHDLELAAIVHALKLWRHYLYGEQFVIYSDHKSLKYLFTQSDLNMRQRRWLELLKDFDCDIQYQPGNVNQVADALSRKVHTKMLASLTISKVHEHLRTSGWTYRAKGNHFIVSSIQVEPRIISKIKEAQKTDPYIHHLKELTLAGQSGKFLVASDGCLRYNGRLVVPNLIDLKDDILREAHCSRHSVHPGIRKMYHILKAHYWWEGMKNDISDFVAKCLTCQQVKAERMRPGGMLLSLEVPQWNWEHITMDFVTHLPRSNRGCDAIWVIVDRLSKSAHFIPYDRTWTYTKMAKMYIDQIVRLHGVPVTIVSDRDPRFTSKFWSSLQSSLGSKLAMSTAYHPQTDGQSERTIQTLEDLLRAVVMDFSGGWQESLALVEFSYNNSYHVSIGMAPFEALYGRKCRSPICWEEVGERQLSGPEFIQEMKEKVDLIRKRMKAAQDRQASYANNRRRPLEFQVGDFVFLKVSPFRGTMRFGRKGKLAPRYIGPYEIVEKIGILAYRLNLPQSLSAIHDVFHVSMLRKYEPDPSHILRADDVELDSSLSYVEYPVQILDRKEKQLRNKTIPLVMVEWSRHGREEATWELESRMRQEWPHLFDNVMNYALYSDFPMYYQW, encoded by the exons ATGGCACCAGGAGGAAGAGGTAGAAAAGGGAAGGAAGTtgtcgaagagtctgcagcgaTAAATGTTAGAAATCTTGATGATATTGTCAGGGGAAGACGTGGTCGACCAGCTGTTCAGCCTCCGAAAGATGTGGAATTAGAGGTGGAACAACAACCACGGGTAAATCCTGACAAAGGAAAAGCGATTCAGGCTGAGGCTGATCCAGTAACCCAATTGACTGAGAAAATGGGAGGAATAcgattaataatttctcaatttcaggaGTTGCGTCCGCAAAAGTTCTTTGGCAATGAAGGAAGTGAGAAAGCTACTAGTTGGTTGAAAAGTCTCAACAATATGTTTAATGGATTAGAATATCCTGATGACATTCGACTGAAGTTAGTTCCTTTTCAGCTGAAAGACCGAGCGCAACTGTGGTGGGAAACGAcagcagaaacactttctgattctggtgaaaagatcacatgggaagtattttgtaagcagtttgcacaagaatatgcaccaccatcatactattctgctaaagaagatgaatttaatctgttggtgcaagGCAATAAATCTGTTGCTGAATATGCTTCTCAGTTCTCTGCTCTTCTGCCTTATGTCCCACATGTTGCAAAGAATGATCGGTCAAAGCTTTCACATTTTCTGAAAGGGCTTACACGAACGATCCATACTTTGGTGACTACTGGAACTCCATCTACTTATATGAAAGCAGTAGAAAAGGCCAAGAAAATTGAAGCAAGTCTACTAAGGAGTGAACCACAATCAATCCCAGCATCTGTTCCTCAAGGAGCTGGAAGCAGTTCACAAACACCAATGGGTTTACCTTCATATCAGCCTACGCAATCTTCTCAGCAAGCGAAAAGGCCTTGGTTTAAAGTTAAGGGGAAACCATTTAAAAAGAAACCACAGTCTAGTtcctccagttccagtggtagtCGTGGTGGAAGTTCAGTTGGATTGTCTGGGAGAGTGTACTGTGACAGATGTGGTGGTAATCATTTGAGTGCACATTGTACAGGATTTCCAGGAACTTGTTATACTTGTGGGCAGGCTGGACATTCGTCTCGAGTATGTCCAAATGCTGGAAGACCGCAATTTCAGCCACAACAGTTTGGCCAGTTTCCTGGACGACCATCATTCAGGCCATATGCTCCTGTACCACAGTTTGCTCCTACACAGCCTTATATTCCAGTACAGTCCACTCAGCAGCCTAGATATCCATCTTCTCAGAGTCAGCAGCGTTTTCCAGGTCCACAGCAGGCTCAAGTCCATGCTATGACTCAGGATCAGGCACAAGATGCACCTGGGGGAGTTATTGcag TGGATACTGTGTCTGTTGCTACTCCTACTGGTGTTTTCTTGATGTGTAATGAGATAGTGTTGAATTGTGTGATTAGATTTGAGGATAAGATCATGATAACTAATTTAATCAAACtagctatgtctgattttgactgtatcttgggtatgGATACACTGATGAATTATAGAGCTACGGTTGATTGTTTTCATGGCATTGTGAGATTTAGACCGTATTATGGCAATAAGTGGAATTTTTATGGTAGTGATTCACAATCTCGCATTCCATTAGTATCGGCAATGGAAATGTTTAGATTATTGTcgataggaaatgaaggatttatgatttatgctctAGATGCGACGAAGGAAGAAAAATTGAAAGTTTCAGATATTCCTGTCGTTAAGGATttttctgatgtatttcctgatgagattccgggttttccgccTCAAAGAGAAATAGATCTTAGCATTGAATTAATGCCAGGGACAA atcgacgttttgtttggactgaggaatgtgaagctagttttcagactttgaaagagaaattgaCTACGGCTCCAGTACTAGCATTACCTTCAGGCTCAGGTGGGTTTGTTATCTGTACAGATGCTTCTTTGAATggactgggttgtgttttgatgcaaaatgGACGCGTGATTGCGTATGCATCACGTCAATTGAAAtcacatgagactcgttatccagttcatgatttagaattggctgccattgtgcatgcattgaaactatggcgtcattatctgtacggtgagcagtttgtgatttattccgatcataagagtctgaaatatttattcacacagtctgatttgaatatgagacaacgtcgatggttggaactgcttaaggattttgactgtgatattcaataccagccaggaaacgtgaatcaagttgcagatgctttgagcagaaaagttcatactaagatgttggcatctttaactatttctaaagttcatgagcatttgagaacttcaggatggacttatcgagctaaaggtaatcatttcatagtttcatctatacaagttgaaccacgaataatttcgaaaatcaaagaagcacaaaagactgatccatatattcatcatttgaaagaattaactctagctggtcagtcagggaaatttcttgttgcttctgatggatgtttgcggtataatggtagacttgtggttccgaatttgatagatttgaaagacgatatactacgagaagctcattgtagtcgacatagtgtacatcctggaattagaaagatgtatcatatcttgaaagcccattactggtgggaaggtatgaagaatgatatttctgattttgtggctaagtgtttgacgtgtcaacaagttaaggctgaaagaatgagaccaggtggtatgttacttagtcttgaagtaccacagtggaattgggaacacattactatggatttcgtgacacacctacctcgatctaatcgtggttgtgatgccatttgggttattgtggatagattgtctaaatctgcccattttattccatatgatcgtacgtggacatatacgaaaatggcaaaaatgtacattgatcagatagtgcgattgcatggtgtgccagttaCTATAGTATCAGACCGTGATCCCAGATTTACTTCTAAGTTTTGGTCTAGTTTGCAATCATCTTTAGGTTCTAAATTGgccatgagtactgcctatcatccacagacagatggtcaatctgaaagaactattcagacacttgaagatttattacgagctgttgtgatggattttagtggcggttggcaagaatctttagctttggtggaattctcttacaataatagttatcatgtatctatcgggatggcaccatttgaagccttgtatggcagaaaatgtagatctccgatatgttgggaagaagtaggagaacgacagttgtcaggaccagagtttattcaagagatgaaagaaaaagttgacctaatcaggaaaagaatgaaagcagcccaggatcgtcaagccagctatgctaataacagacgtagacctttagaatttcaggttggcgattttgttttcttgaaagtatcaccatttcgtggtactatgagatttgggcgtaaagggaaattagctcctcgttatatcggtccatacgagattgttgagaagattggtattttagcgtatcgtttgaacttgccgcagagtttgtctgcgatacatgatgtatttcacgtatctatgctgcggaagtatgaaccagatccttctcatatcttgagggctgatgatgtggagttggatagttcccttagctatgttgagtatccagtgcagattcttgatcgtaaagaaaagcaactgaggaacaagacgattcctttggttatggtagaatggagtagacatggaagagaagaagctacatgggaatTGGAGTCTCGAATGCGTCAAGAATGGCCTCATTTGTTTGACAATGTTATGAATTATGCCTTGTACTCTGATTTTCCTATGTACTATCAGTGGTAG